One Bufo gargarizans isolate SCDJY-AF-19 chromosome 4, ASM1485885v1, whole genome shotgun sequence DNA window includes the following coding sequences:
- the LOC122935441 gene encoding probable ATP-dependent RNA helicase DDX4 produces MMKSGVAASQFKDLQEPEAIIVAPTRELINQIYLDAWKFAYGTVVRPVVIYGGTQTSNSLRQIFQGCNILCATPRRLLDVINKEKIGLSQVKYLVLYEADRMLDMGFMEDVRKLLSSQGMPKREERQTLMFSTTFPTPIQNLAREILKPDYLFVVVGQVGGACSDVEQQIIEVEEYGKRAKLLELLQLIGHERMMVFVKTKKMADLIATFLCQEKIPCTSIHGDREQREREKALGDFRSGQCPVIVATSVAARGLDIENVIHVINFDIPGDVDEYVHRIGRTGRCGNTGKAISFFNKIGDDEQKIVRGLVKVLTDAHQEFVTVPAWLEEMAFSAHGMPTFSSQPSKFASVDSRKRGDFQEDNGYSNAGISQPAARAAAEEEEDWG; encoded by the exons ATGATGAAAAGTGGGGTTGCAGCGAGTCAGTTTAAAGATCTTCAGGAACCAGAAGCCATAATTGTTGCTCCTACCAGAGAGCTGATCAATCAGATTTACCTAGATGCTTGGAAATTTGCATACGGAACTGTCGTTCGTCCAGTTGTAATCTATGGAGGAACACAAACGTCTAATTCACTGCGCCAGATATTTCAAGGCTGCAACATCCTTTGTGCGACACCTAGGAGGTTACTGGACGTTATTAACAAGGAGAAGATTGGGTTGAGCCAAGTGAAATACCTTGTTCTGTATGAAGCTGATCGTATGCTGGACATGGGTTTTATGGAAGATGTAAGAAAATTGTTGTCAAGTCAAGGAATGCCAAAAAGAGAAGAAAGGCAAACCTTAATGTTCAGTACCACGTTCCCTACGCCCATACAAAATCTTGCTAGAGAGAttttgaagccagattatctgttcgtGGTTGTCGGACAAGTTGGTGGCGCGTGCAGTGATGTCGAACAGCAGATAATTGAAGTGGAAGAGTATGGAAAGAGG GCTAAACTGCTGGAACTATTACAACTCATAGGCCATGAGCGCATGATGGTTTTTGTGAAAACCAAAAAGATGGCGGATTTAATTGCAAcatttctttgtcaagaaaaaatcCCCTGCACAAGCATTCACGGGGACAGAGAGCAAAGAGAGCGGGAGAAAGCTCTGGGCGACTTCCGCTCTGGACAGTGTCCTGTGATTGTTGCCACATCTGTTGCTGCCAGAGGATTAGATATCGAGAACGTCATTCATGTGATAAATTTTGACATCCCTGGCGATGTTGACGAatatgttcacaggatcggccgaaCCGGACGCTGCGGCAACACTGGAaaagccatttctttttttaataagatTGGTGATGACGAGCAAAAAATTGTCCGTGGACTAGTGAAAGTTTTAACCGATGCTCACCAGGAG ttcgtgacagtacCTGCTTGGCTTGAAGAGATGGCGTTCAGTGCCCATGGCATGCCAACCTTTAGTTCACAGCCAAGCAAATTTGCTTCAGTGGATAGCAGGAAGAGAGGTGACTTCCAGGAGGACAATGGTTACAGCAATGCTGGCATTTCACAACCTGCAGCGCGGGCGGcagcggaggaggaggaagattggGGCTAG